Proteins from a genomic interval of bacterium HR17:
- the lysA gene encoding Diaminopimelate decarboxylase codes for MEAMLRGTMRINERGHLEIGGCDCVELAQKLGTPLFVMDEALIRDNCRRYKNAFARCYPAEVRIAYAAKAFFVLAMAKLVDEEGLWLDVASGGELFTALQAKFPPQRIYLHGNFKSDDELTMALRHRVGRIVVDSFEELERLNELARHHATVADILLRVTPGIEAHTHEFIRTGQFDTKFGFSLTDGIALEATERALSSPHLRLHGFHCHIGSQVFETEPYRVATEQMFAFADQVRRATGFATAELNLGGGLGVRYTPDDDPPGIETFAAALCAAVQEMAQRFRFDLPTLVIEPGRSIVGEAGTTLYTIGVVKAIPQVRTYVSVDGGMSDNPRPALYGARYFALIANKADQPADKVVTVAGKHCESDILIRDIALADPQPGDILAVFTTGAYHYSMASNYNRFPRPAVVFVRDGKARLVVRRETWDDLLRCDVWDDMVISGWT; via the coding sequence ATGGAAGCGATGCTGCGGGGAACGATGCGCATCAACGAACGCGGGCATTTGGAAATCGGTGGCTGCGACTGTGTGGAACTGGCGCAAAAATTGGGGACACCGCTGTTCGTCATGGACGAAGCGCTGATCCGGGACAACTGCCGCCGCTATAAAAACGCTTTTGCCCGGTGCTACCCAGCGGAAGTCCGCATCGCTTATGCGGCTAAAGCCTTTTTCGTCTTGGCGATGGCGAAACTGGTGGACGAAGAAGGGTTGTGGCTAGATGTGGCGTCGGGCGGCGAACTGTTTACGGCGTTGCAAGCGAAGTTTCCCCCCCAACGCATTTACCTGCACGGCAACTTTAAATCGGACGACGAATTGACGATGGCGTTGCGTCATCGGGTTGGGCGCATCGTCGTGGACAGTTTTGAAGAGTTGGAGCGGCTGAACGAATTGGCACGGCACCACGCGACGGTCGCCGACATCCTGTTGCGCGTCACGCCGGGCATAGAAGCCCACACGCACGAGTTCATCCGCACGGGGCAGTTTGACACCAAGTTCGGTTTTTCGCTGACAGACGGTATCGCGTTGGAAGCGACCGAGCGCGCCCTTTCGTCGCCCCATTTGCGTTTGCACGGCTTTCATTGCCACATCGGTTCGCAGGTGTTTGAGACAGAGCCCTACCGTGTCGCCACCGAACAAATGTTTGCTTTCGCCGACCAAGTGCGGCGGGCGACGGGATTTGCGACGGCGGAACTCAACCTCGGCGGCGGGTTAGGAGTCCGCTATACGCCCGACGACGACCCGCCTGGCATTGAGACCTTCGCGGCAGCGTTGTGCGCTGCCGTGCAGGAGATGGCGCAACGCTTTCGGTTTGACTTGCCCACATTGGTGATTGAACCGGGGCGCTCTATCGTCGGCGAAGCGGGCACGACCCTCTACACCATCGGCGTCGTCAAGGCAATCCCGCAGGTGCGCACTTATGTGTCGGTGGACGGCGGGATGAGCGACAACCCGCGCCCTGCCCTTTACGGCGCCCGCTATTTCGCCCTCATCGCCAACAAAGCCGACCAACCTGCCGACAAAGTCGTGACCGTCGCAGGCAAACATTGCGAAAGCGACATCCTCATCCGCGACATCGCTCTCGCCGACCCGCAGCCGGGCGATATCCTCGCCGTCTTTACGACGGGCGCTTACCACTACAGCATGGCGAGCAACTACAACCGCTTCCCGCGCCCGGCGGTCGTTTTTGTACGGGACGGTAAAGCGCGTTTGGTCGTGCGGCGGGAAACTTGGGATGATTTGCTGCGCTGTGATGTCTGGGACGACATGGTGATATCTGGCTGGACCTGA